A DNA window from Burkholderia sp. HI2500 contains the following coding sequences:
- a CDS encoding xanthine dehydrogenase family protein molybdopterin-binding subunit — MSRPADAVRVQPVPNVARRVFLKGGVALAGSLLLPLAFGDVVQADGDGARFREINDWVRVDTDGRTIIGLSQAEVGQGVYTGLPQVLADEMDADWRSVTVEFVTGRDAYRIDAANEAPQQFVGASMSATMFYTRLRIAGAQARSAFLRAGAARLGVRDTQCVTRDGRVVHPPSGRSLSYGVLVDDAARLPHDLQPRLKPASAYTLIGRPLHKLDVPAKVDGSAIFGIDVQVPDMLVGALTMAPTLNGKPTAVKNRDALRAMAGVTDVVLAKDAVIVVAQTYWQAKKACDAADIVWDAGPTPAFDSATILAQRKGALQAEHAVVATQIGEPGRHLAESGSVVEADYHTPYIVHATMEPVNATAHVRAGEIEVWGPIQGQDKVRWTLSALFGVPAERVIVNTTFLGGSFGRKYVPDFVVHAAVASKAVGRPVKVIRSREDDIRHGFYRPCASARFRAALGRDGLPVALHARVAGHSLYAAIKRDRYNKAGGWDETMLDGLYDLCYDVPNLLVDSVTVMQPIPVSFMRSVGSTSTVFFLESFVNELAHTVRADPVQYRRALLKHDALALRVLEATAARANWFGRAPAGLSRGVAYSLYTGRGGAFSTYVAAIAEVRVTRGNVKLERIVCGIDCGRAINPLLIREMVEGGVGFALTNTFRSEITFEHGAVVQRNFADYPLLGLAAMPKIEVVIVDSDRDPQGCGEVALPPVAPAVADAIWRATGERPRAMPFDTPLAT, encoded by the coding sequence ATGTCGCGGCCGGCTGACGCGGTGCGGGTACAGCCGGTGCCGAACGTGGCGCGGCGCGTGTTCCTGAAGGGCGGCGTCGCGCTGGCGGGCAGCCTGCTGCTGCCCCTGGCGTTCGGCGACGTCGTTCAGGCGGACGGCGACGGTGCGCGCTTTCGCGAGATCAACGACTGGGTGCGCGTCGATACGGACGGCAGGACGATCATCGGGCTGTCGCAGGCGGAAGTCGGGCAGGGCGTCTATACCGGGCTGCCGCAGGTGCTGGCTGACGAGATGGATGCGGACTGGCGCAGCGTGACGGTCGAGTTCGTCACGGGGCGCGATGCGTACCGGATCGATGCCGCGAACGAGGCGCCGCAGCAATTCGTCGGCGCGTCGATGTCGGCGACGATGTTCTACACGCGCTTGCGGATCGCGGGTGCGCAGGCGCGCTCGGCGTTCCTGCGGGCCGGCGCCGCGCGGCTCGGCGTGCGCGACACGCAGTGCGTGACGCGCGACGGCCGCGTCGTCCATCCGCCGAGTGGTCGTTCGCTGTCGTACGGCGTGCTCGTCGACGATGCGGCCAGGCTGCCGCACGATCTGCAGCCGCGCCTGAAACCGGCCTCCGCGTACACGCTGATCGGCCGTCCGCTGCACAAGCTCGACGTGCCCGCGAAGGTCGACGGCAGCGCGATCTTCGGCATCGACGTGCAGGTGCCCGACATGCTGGTCGGCGCGCTGACGATGGCGCCCACGCTGAACGGCAAGCCGACCGCCGTGAAGAACCGCGACGCGCTGCGCGCCATGGCGGGCGTGACGGACGTCGTGCTCGCGAAGGACGCGGTGATCGTCGTCGCGCAGACCTATTGGCAGGCGAAGAAGGCGTGCGATGCGGCGGACATCGTGTGGGACGCGGGCCCGACGCCGGCATTCGACAGTGCGACGATCCTCGCGCAGCGCAAGGGCGCGCTGCAGGCGGAGCACGCGGTGGTCGCGACGCAGATCGGCGAGCCCGGGCGCCATCTTGCCGAGTCCGGCAGCGTCGTCGAGGCCGACTACCACACGCCGTACATCGTTCACGCGACGATGGAGCCCGTCAACGCGACCGCGCACGTGCGGGCCGGCGAGATCGAGGTCTGGGGGCCGATCCAGGGGCAGGACAAGGTGCGCTGGACGCTGTCGGCGCTGTTCGGCGTGCCGGCCGAGCGCGTGATCGTCAACACGACGTTTCTCGGCGGCAGCTTCGGCCGCAAGTACGTGCCGGATTTCGTCGTGCATGCGGCCGTCGCGTCGAAGGCGGTCGGGCGGCCCGTGAAGGTGATCCGTTCGCGCGAGGACGATATCCGTCACGGTTTCTACCGGCCGTGCGCGTCCGCGCGGTTTCGCGCGGCGCTCGGCCGTGACGGCCTGCCGGTCGCGCTGCATGCGCGCGTCGCCGGTCATTCGCTGTATGCGGCAATCAAGCGCGACCGCTACAACAAGGCGGGCGGCTGGGACGAGACGATGCTCGACGGCCTGTACGACCTTTGCTACGACGTGCCGAACCTGCTGGTCGATTCGGTCACGGTGATGCAGCCGATCCCGGTCAGCTTCATGCGCAGCGTCGGCAGCACGTCGACCGTGTTCTTCCTCGAAAGCTTCGTGAACGAGCTCGCGCATACGGTGCGGGCCGACCCGGTGCAATACCGGCGCGCGTTGCTGAAGCACGATGCGCTCGCGTTGCGCGTGCTCGAGGCGACGGCCGCGCGCGCGAACTGGTTCGGCCGCGCGCCGGCCGGCCTGTCGCGCGGGGTCGCGTATTCGCTGTACACCGGGCGCGGCGGCGCATTCAGCACGTACGTCGCGGCGATTGCCGAGGTGCGCGTCACGCGCGGCAACGTGAAGCTCGAACGGATCGTGTGCGGGATCGACTGCGGCCGCGCGATCAATCCGCTGCTGATTCGCGAGATGGTCGAGGGCGGCGTCGGCTTTGCGCTCACCAACACGTTCAGGAGCGAAATCACGTTCGAGCATGGCGCGGTCGTGCAGCGCAATTTCGCCGACTATCCGCTGCTCGGCCTGGCCGCGATGCCAAAGATCGAAGTGGTGATCGTCGACAGCGACCGCGATCCGCAAGGCTGCGGCGAGGTCGCGTTGCCGCCCGTCGCACCGGCGGTGGCGGATGCGATCTGGCGCGCGACCGGCGAGCGGCCGCGCGCGATGCCGTTCGATACGCCGCTCGCGACCTGA
- a CDS encoding porin: protein MKTFRSAATAISFAAAAAASPDAQAQGSVTLYGIVDTGVQYYNHAAGGGAVAGMPSLTGEVPSRFGLRGVEDLGGGFRTFFVLENGFALNSGALNYGGRLFGRQANVGIDSPYGTLTLGRQMNMSMLVLLNADVIGPSIHSMASFDSYLPNARSDSAIGYLGHFGGVTLGGTYSTGRDAAGPAGPSATNCAGNVPGDPVACRQYTMMVAYDAPQFGMAASYDVMHGGTGASAPLSNPGYTDTRTIVDAYVKFGIAKLGAGWIRRNTAAAAHGQSDLFFAGGTVYATPALSFDAQAVRYLLRGRYDSNLFVGRANYSLSKRTLVYTSVGYMMNSALGTSAVAAGGTVRTGRDQVGAMAGIQQRF, encoded by the coding sequence ATGAAAACCTTTCGCTCGGCCGCGACGGCCATCTCGTTCGCGGCCGCCGCCGCCGCATCGCCGGACGCGCAGGCGCAGGGCAGCGTGACGCTGTACGGCATCGTCGACACCGGCGTGCAGTACTACAACCATGCAGCCGGCGGTGGCGCGGTCGCCGGCATGCCGTCGCTGACCGGCGAAGTGCCGTCGCGCTTCGGGTTGCGCGGCGTCGAGGATCTCGGCGGCGGCTTCCGCACGTTCTTCGTGCTCGAAAACGGCTTCGCGCTGAACTCGGGCGCGCTGAACTACGGCGGCCGCCTGTTCGGCCGACAGGCGAACGTCGGCATCGATTCGCCGTATGGCACGCTCACGCTCGGGCGGCAGATGAACATGTCGATGCTCGTGCTGCTCAACGCCGACGTGATCGGCCCGTCGATTCATTCGATGGCGAGCTTCGACAGCTATCTGCCGAACGCGCGCAGCGACAGCGCGATCGGCTATCTCGGTCACTTCGGCGGCGTGACGCTCGGCGGCACGTACAGCACCGGGCGCGATGCGGCGGGCCCGGCCGGCCCGTCGGCCACGAACTGCGCGGGCAACGTGCCGGGCGACCCTGTCGCCTGCCGGCAATACACGATGATGGTCGCGTACGACGCGCCGCAGTTCGGCATGGCCGCTTCGTACGACGTGATGCACGGCGGCACGGGCGCGTCGGCGCCGCTGTCGAACCCCGGCTATACCGACACGCGCACGATCGTCGATGCGTACGTCAAGTTCGGCATCGCGAAACTCGGCGCGGGCTGGATCCGCCGCAACACGGCGGCCGCGGCCCACGGCCAGTCGGACCTCTTTTTCGCGGGCGGCACGGTCTACGCGACGCCGGCGCTATCATTCGACGCACAGGCCGTGCGCTATCTGCTGCGTGGCCGCTACGACTCGAACCTGTTCGTCGGGCGGGCCAACTACAGCCTGTCGAAGCGCACGCTGGTCTATACGTCCGTCGGTTACATGATGAACAGCGCGCTCGGCACGTCGGCGGTGGCGGCAGGCGGCACGGTCCGCACCGGCCGCGACCAGGTCGGTGCGATGGCGGGCATCCAGCAGCGCTTCTGA
- a CDS encoding AraC family transcriptional regulator, producing MTTDLLSDVLTDLRAGAVVTGRFTLSAPWAIRKPAVAGAPFRTCAGSPFFLSVAGAAPVHVEPGDFVLLPHGDEHVMASSLDVPPVPFDTLMADKGIRPRFDTPLAFAAGGGGATSELYTGIVVYRDIVRSPLFSVLPTLIHVRANDAAVAPWLASTLQSFIQESMACQPGWAIAATRLADVLFVQLLRAHLQSSANHTGWLRGLTDPQIGRAMALMHRDPRRNWQLASLAAEAGMSRSRFCTHFAELVGETPIGHLTAYRMYLASGELANGKLRLIEIAERVGYTSEKAFARAFHRWSGMAPRRYARNARDLYDLARHG from the coding sequence ATGACGACCGATCTTCTCAGCGACGTGCTGACCGACCTGCGGGCCGGTGCAGTGGTCACGGGACGCTTCACACTGAGCGCACCGTGGGCGATCCGCAAGCCGGCCGTCGCGGGCGCGCCATTTCGCACCTGCGCGGGCAGCCCGTTCTTTCTGTCGGTCGCCGGCGCCGCGCCCGTGCACGTCGAGCCGGGCGACTTCGTGCTGCTGCCGCACGGCGACGAGCACGTGATGGCGTCGTCGCTCGACGTGCCGCCCGTGCCGTTCGATACGCTGATGGCCGACAAGGGCATCCGGCCGCGCTTCGACACGCCGCTCGCGTTTGCCGCGGGCGGCGGTGGCGCGACCAGCGAACTCTATACGGGGATCGTCGTGTATCGCGACATCGTGCGCAGTCCGCTGTTCTCGGTGTTGCCGACGCTGATCCACGTGCGCGCCAACGATGCGGCCGTCGCGCCGTGGCTCGCGAGCACGCTGCAGAGCTTCATCCAGGAATCGATGGCGTGCCAGCCGGGCTGGGCGATCGCCGCGACGCGCCTGGCCGACGTGCTGTTCGTGCAGTTGCTGCGCGCGCATCTGCAATCGTCGGCGAATCACACGGGCTGGCTGCGTGGCCTCACCGATCCGCAGATCGGCCGCGCGATGGCGCTGATGCATCGCGATCCGCGGCGCAACTGGCAGCTCGCGAGCCTCGCGGCCGAGGCCGGCATGTCGCGGTCGCGCTTTTGCACGCATTTCGCCGAACTCGTCGGCGAGACACCGATCGGTCATCTGACCGCCTACCGGATGTATCTGGCGAGCGGCGAGCTCGCGAACGGCAAGCTGCGGCTGATCGAGATCGCCGAGCGGGTCGGCTACACGTCGGAGAAGGCGTTCGCGCGCGCGTTCCATCGCTGGTCGGGGATGGCGCCGCGCCGCTATGCGCGCAACGCACGGGACCTGTATGACCTTGCACGACATGGATGA
- a CDS encoding efflux RND transporter permease subunit, producing the protein MNLSRPFITRPVATTLLAIGVALAGLFAFVKLPVSPLPQVDFPTISVQASLPGASPETVATSVTSPLERHLGSIADVSEMTSTSTVGNARIILQFGLNRDIDGAARDVQAAINAARADLPAALKSNPTYRKVNPADSPIMIVSLTSETSSPAKLYDSASTVLQQSLSQIDGIGQVTVSGSANPAVRVELEPQALFHYGIGLEDVRAALASANANAPKGAIEFGPRHYQLYTNDQASQASQYRDLVVAYRNGSAVRLSDLSDVVDSVEDLRNLGLSNGKRAVLVILYRSPGANIIDTIDRVRAALPQLTASLPADITVTPVLDRSTTIRASLKDTEHTLLIAVSLVVMVVFLFLRNWRATLIPSVAVPISIIGTFGAMYLLGFSIDNLSLMALIVATGFVVDDAIVVLENISRHIENGKSRMQAAFDGAREVGFTVLSMSISLVAVFLPILLMGGIVGRLFREFALTLSLAIAVSLAVSLTVTPMMCARLLPESHDPQNEGRFGRFLERCFSRMQRGYERSLSWALRRPLLILLTLFATIGLNVYLYIVVPKGFFPQQDTGLMIGGIRADQSTSFQAMKLKFSEMMRIVQSNPNVKSVAGFTGGTQTNSGFMFVTLKDRTERKLSADQVIQQLRVPLSDVAGASTFLQAAQDIRVGGRQSNAQYQFTLLGDSSADLYKWGPILTEALQKRPELTDVNSDQQQGGMEAMVTIDRATAARFGIKPAQIDNTLYDAFGQRQVSTIYNPLNQYHVVMEVAPKYWQSPEMLNQVWISTSGGSANGSQTTNAAAGTYVATSAGTSSAGTATQSAAAIASDSARNQALNSIAASGKSSASSGASVSTSKSTMIPLSAIATFGPSTTPLSVNHQGLFVATTISFNLPPGVSLSQATQVIYQTMAQVGVPPTIVGSFQGTAQAFQQSMNDQPILILAALLAVYIVLGILYESYIHPITILSTLPSAGVGALLALLLFKTEFSIIALIGVILLIGIVKKNAIMMVDFAIDQTRNNQKSSFDAIHEACLLRFRPIMMTTMAALLGALPLAFGHGDGAELRAPLGIAIAGGLIVSQVLTLYTTPVVYLYMDRFRVWAEKRRNRRGNNGGPAVAGE; encoded by the coding sequence ATGAACCTGTCACGCCCCTTCATCACCCGCCCCGTCGCGACGACGCTGCTCGCGATCGGCGTCGCGCTCGCGGGCCTGTTCGCGTTCGTCAAGCTGCCGGTGTCGCCGCTGCCGCAGGTCGACTTCCCGACGATCTCGGTGCAGGCGTCGCTGCCCGGCGCGAGCCCGGAAACGGTCGCGACCAGCGTGACGAGCCCGCTCGAGCGGCATCTCGGCTCGATCGCCGACGTGTCCGAAATGACGTCGACGAGCACGGTCGGCAACGCGCGGATCATCCTGCAGTTCGGGCTGAACCGCGACATCGACGGCGCTGCGCGCGACGTGCAGGCCGCGATCAACGCGGCGCGCGCCGACCTGCCCGCCGCGCTGAAGAGCAACCCGACCTACCGCAAGGTCAACCCGGCCGATTCGCCGATCATGATCGTGTCGCTGACGTCCGAGACCTCGTCGCCCGCGAAGCTGTACGACTCCGCGTCGACGGTGCTGCAGCAGTCGCTGTCGCAGATCGACGGGATCGGCCAGGTGACGGTGAGCGGCTCCGCGAACCCGGCCGTGCGCGTCGAGCTCGAACCGCAGGCGCTGTTCCACTACGGGATCGGCCTCGAGGACGTGCGCGCGGCGCTGGCCTCCGCGAACGCCAACGCGCCGAAGGGCGCGATCGAGTTCGGCCCGCGGCACTACCAGCTCTATACGAACGACCAGGCATCCCAGGCGTCGCAATACCGCGACCTCGTCGTGGCCTACCGCAACGGCTCGGCCGTGCGGCTGTCCGACCTGTCGGACGTCGTCGATTCGGTCGAGGATCTCCGCAACCTCGGCCTGTCGAACGGCAAGCGCGCGGTGCTCGTGATCCTCTACCGCTCGCCCGGCGCGAACATCATCGACACGATCGACCGCGTGCGCGCGGCGCTGCCGCAGCTCACCGCGTCGCTGCCGGCCGACATCACCGTCACGCCCGTGCTCGACCGCTCGACCACGATTCGCGCGTCGCTGAAGGACACCGAGCACACGCTGCTGATCGCGGTCAGCCTCGTCGTGATGGTCGTGTTCCTGTTCCTGCGCAACTGGCGCGCCACGCTGATCCCGAGCGTCGCGGTGCCGATCTCGATCATCGGCACGTTCGGCGCGATGTACCTGCTCGGCTTCTCGATCGACAACCTGTCGCTGATGGCGCTGATCGTCGCGACCGGCTTCGTCGTCGACGATGCGATCGTCGTGCTCGAGAACATCTCGCGGCATATCGAGAACGGCAAGTCGCGCATGCAGGCCGCGTTCGACGGCGCGCGCGAGGTCGGCTTCACGGTGTTGTCGATGAGCATTTCGCTCGTCGCGGTGTTCCTGCCGATCCTGCTGATGGGCGGCATCGTCGGGCGACTGTTCCGCGAGTTCGCACTGACGCTGTCGCTCGCGATCGCCGTCTCGCTCGCGGTGTCGCTCACGGTCACGCCGATGATGTGCGCGCGCCTGCTGCCCGAGTCGCACGACCCGCAAAACGAAGGCCGCTTCGGGCGTTTCCTGGAACGTTGTTTCAGCCGCATGCAGCGCGGCTACGAGCGCTCGCTGTCGTGGGCGCTGCGCCGGCCGCTCCTGATCCTGCTGACCCTGTTCGCGACGATCGGGCTGAACGTCTACCTGTACATCGTCGTGCCGAAGGGTTTCTTCCCGCAGCAGGACACCGGGCTGATGATCGGCGGCATCCGGGCCGACCAGTCGACGTCGTTCCAGGCGATGAAGCTGAAATTCTCCGAGATGATGCGCATCGTGCAGAGCAACCCGAACGTGAAGAGCGTCGCGGGCTTCACCGGCGGCACGCAGACCAACTCGGGCTTCATGTTCGTCACGCTGAAGGATCGCACCGAGCGCAAGCTGTCCGCCGACCAGGTGATCCAGCAACTGCGCGTCCCGCTGTCGGATGTCGCCGGCGCAAGCACGTTCCTGCAGGCCGCGCAGGACATTCGCGTCGGGGGCCGGCAGAGCAACGCGCAGTACCAGTTCACGCTGCTCGGCGATTCGAGCGCCGACCTGTACAAGTGGGGACCGATCCTGACCGAGGCGCTGCAGAAGCGCCCCGAGCTGACCGACGTGAACTCCGACCAGCAGCAAGGCGGCATGGAAGCGATGGTGACGATCGACCGGGCGACGGCCGCGCGGTTCGGCATCAAGCCCGCGCAGATCGACAATACGCTGTACGACGCATTCGGCCAGCGCCAGGTCTCGACGATCTACAACCCGCTGAACCAGTACCACGTGGTGATGGAAGTCGCGCCGAAGTACTGGCAGAGCCCCGAGATGCTGAACCAGGTGTGGATCAGCACGTCGGGCGGCAGCGCGAACGGCTCGCAGACCACCAACGCGGCGGCCGGCACCTACGTCGCGACCTCCGCCGGCACGTCGAGCGCCGGCACGGCCACGCAGAGCGCCGCGGCGATCGCGTCCGACTCCGCGCGCAACCAGGCGCTCAACTCGATCGCGGCGAGCGGCAAGTCGAGCGCGTCGTCGGGTGCGTCGGTATCGACGTCGAAGTCGACGATGATCCCGCTGTCGGCGATCGCGACGTTCGGGCCGAGCACGACGCCGCTGTCGGTCAACCACCAGGGGCTGTTCGTCGCGACGACGATCTCGTTCAACCTGCCGCCCGGCGTGTCGCTGTCGCAGGCGACGCAGGTGATCTACCAGACGATGGCGCAGGTCGGCGTCCCGCCGACCATCGTCGGCAGCTTCCAGGGCACCGCGCAGGCGTTCCAGCAGTCGATGAACGACCAGCCGATCCTGATCCTCGCGGCGCTGCTGGCCGTCTATATCGTGCTCGGGATCCTGTACGAGAGCTACATCCACCCGATCACGATCCTGTCGACGCTGCCGTCGGCCGGCGTCGGCGCGCTGCTCGCGCTGCTGCTGTTCAAGACCGAGTTCAGCATCATCGCGCTGATCGGCGTGATCCTGTTGATCGGGATCGTGAAGAAGAACGCGATCATGATGGTCGACTTCGCGATCGACCAGACGCGCAACAACCAGAAGTCGTCGTTCGACGCGATCCACGAGGCGTGCCTGCTGCGCTTCCGCCCGATCATGATGACGACGATGGCCGCGCTGCTCGGCGCGCTGCCGCTCGCGTTCGGCCACGGCGACGGCGCCGAGCTGCGCGCGCCGCTCGGGATCGCGATCGCCGGCGGGCTGATCGTGTCGCAGGTGCTGACGCTCTATACGACGCCGGTCGTCTACCTGTACATGGACCGCTTCCGCGTGTGGGCCGAGAAACGGCGCAACCGCCGCGGGAACAACGGCGGGCCGGCCGTCGCCGGGGAGTGA
- a CDS encoding helix-turn-helix domain-containing protein — translation MDDRAARHRVPALARGLAILEAVAAGSSSATAADLASRLGVPRNSIARLLRTLVRYAFLVVDPHGRYRPGPAAARVAAAYLGARPEVAHAQPVLDALCARSGLAAQLLGRDGAEVVVLAQAAPDGAACLITRVGARFAGRAVADVDGENDAVEPDGQPVRRLGRQGASRQAAGIVAMPVDAGGALAIGVALDVPDDARWRQIPEMIGDAARRLSDALADPAEAAHR, via the coding sequence ATGGATGACCGCGCAGCGCGCCATCGGGTGCCGGCGCTCGCGCGCGGGCTCGCGATTCTCGAAGCGGTTGCGGCCGGGTCGTCGTCCGCGACCGCCGCGGACCTCGCGTCGCGGCTCGGCGTGCCGCGCAACTCGATCGCCCGGCTGCTGAGAACGCTGGTTCGGTACGCGTTTCTCGTCGTCGATCCGCACGGCCGCTATCGACCCGGGCCGGCTGCCGCGCGTGTCGCGGCCGCGTATCTCGGCGCGCGGCCTGAAGTCGCGCATGCGCAGCCGGTGCTGGACGCGTTGTGCGCGCGCAGCGGGCTCGCCGCGCAGTTGCTCGGACGGGATGGCGCGGAAGTCGTCGTGCTCGCGCAGGCGGCGCCCGACGGGGCCGCCTGCCTCATCACGCGCGTCGGGGCGCGGTTCGCGGGGCGGGCGGTGGCGGATGTGGATGGCGAAAACGATGCGGTCGAGCCCGACGGCCAGCCCGTCCGGCGGTTGGGCCGGCAGGGCGCGTCCCGGCAGGCGGCCGGCATCGTCGCGATGCCGGTGGATGCGGGCGGTGCGCTCGCGATCGGCGTCGCGCTCGATGTGCCGGACGACGCGCGATGGCGGCAGATACCGGAAATGATCGGCGACGCGGCGCGGCGCCTGTCGGACGCGCTGGCCGATCCGGCCGAGGCCGCCCACCGCTGA